A region from the Actinoplanes sp. OR16 genome encodes:
- a CDS encoding M1 family metallopeptidase has protein sequence MRRLFAAIVATLTVLVGTPATAHAKAPGGPGVGDDYYPDYGNSGYDVSHYDIRLRYTPSSDRLTGTTTILAKATQDLSRFNLDFLLDASSVRVNNRPAAFTTQGEHELVVTPARPVAAGADLTIVVQYAGVPSTEVGAGYTAWIRTPDGALAVGEPEIAWWWYPSNDHPSDKATFDVSVSVPDGLEAISNGVQPRPPVRETLGYTRWSWRSLKPQATYLTFLAVGQYDITTDVTENGQTIYNAYSQLLEPDFRDAAQASVERTAEITDWESEVFGPYPFEARGGVVTPPGTLGFALETQTRPNYSSAFFRRGSNTSVVVHENAHQWFGDSVSVDEWKHIWLNEGFASYAEWLWSEKNDEGTAQEIFDYLYATYPDDADIWTTAPADPGVAQLFGDAVYDRGAMTLHQLRVAVGDDDFFEILRTWVATHKYGNATTAEFTALAEKISGEDLDALFDAWLYTPSKPVVASSFAASRIAAPKSWTAISATHDLLHR, from the coding sequence ATGCGAAGACTGTTTGCGGCTATCGTCGCGACCCTCACCGTCCTCGTCGGCACCCCGGCGACGGCCCACGCCAAGGCTCCCGGTGGTCCCGGAGTCGGCGACGACTATTACCCCGACTACGGCAACAGCGGGTACGACGTCTCCCACTACGACATCCGGCTGCGCTACACACCCTCCAGCGACCGGCTCACCGGCACCACCACGATCCTGGCGAAAGCCACCCAGGATCTGAGCCGGTTCAACCTCGACTTCCTGCTCGACGCCTCGTCGGTGCGGGTCAACAACCGGCCCGCCGCGTTCACGACGCAGGGCGAGCACGAGCTCGTCGTCACGCCGGCCCGCCCGGTCGCCGCCGGCGCTGACCTCACGATCGTGGTGCAGTACGCCGGAGTCCCGTCCACCGAGGTGGGCGCCGGCTACACCGCCTGGATCCGGACGCCGGACGGCGCGCTCGCCGTCGGTGAGCCGGAGATCGCCTGGTGGTGGTACCCGAGCAACGACCACCCGTCGGACAAGGCGACATTCGACGTCTCGGTCTCGGTGCCGGACGGGCTCGAAGCGATCAGCAACGGCGTGCAGCCGCGGCCGCCCGTACGGGAGACGCTCGGCTACACCCGATGGAGCTGGCGGTCGCTGAAGCCGCAGGCCACGTACCTGACGTTCCTGGCGGTGGGGCAGTACGACATCACGACCGATGTCACCGAGAACGGGCAGACCATCTACAACGCCTACTCGCAGCTGCTCGAACCTGATTTCCGGGACGCGGCACAGGCCAGTGTGGAGCGGACCGCCGAGATCACCGACTGGGAGAGCGAGGTCTTCGGGCCGTACCCGTTCGAGGCGCGCGGTGGCGTCGTCACCCCGCCCGGCACGCTGGGCTTCGCCCTGGAGACGCAGACCCGGCCGAACTACTCCTCAGCCTTCTTCCGCCGTGGCTCGAACACCTCGGTGGTCGTCCACGAGAACGCCCACCAGTGGTTCGGCGACTCGGTGTCGGTGGACGAGTGGAAGCACATCTGGCTGAACGAGGGCTTCGCCAGCTACGCGGAGTGGCTCTGGTCGGAGAAGAACGACGAGGGCACCGCGCAGGAGATCTTCGATTATCTGTACGCGACCTACCCCGACGACGCGGACATCTGGACCACGGCGCCGGCCGACCCCGGTGTGGCGCAGTTGTTCGGTGACGCCGTCTACGACCGTGGGGCGATGACCCTGCACCAGCTGCGGGTGGCCGTCGGCGACGACGACTTCTTCGAGATCCTGCGGACCTGGGTGGCGACCCACAAGTACGGCAACGCCACCACCGCCGAGTTCACCGCCCTCGCCGAGAAGATCTCCGGTGAGGATCTGGACGCGCTCTTCGACGCGTGGCTCTACACGCCGTCGAAGCCGGTGGTCGCATCGTCCTTCGCGGCTTCCAGGATCGCTGCGCCGAAGTCGTGGACCGCGATCTCCGCGACCCACGACCTCCTGCACCGCTGA